In the Acanthopagrus latus isolate v.2019 chromosome 23, fAcaLat1.1, whole genome shotgun sequence genome, one interval contains:
- the hs3st3b1a gene encoding heparan sulfate glucosamine 3-O-sulfotransferase 3B1a: MEYSPILHSLHVVPSSSHVKNKLFVFCIMLSLWVYMIYCCVGYCSTMPNLAYRHESDAEADGRGSSLGASRDLLNNENDLDSRGEEWDEIRGEAKALDDNAMSGFLNESESKKLPQAIIIGVKKGGTRALLEFLRLHPDIRAVGAEPHFFDRNYDKGLEWYRELMPKSSEGQLTMEKTPSYYVTKEVPARIYTMSKDTKLIVVVRDPVTRAISDYTQTRSKKPDIPSFESLTFKNMSAGLIDTTWSAVQIGMYAKHLERWLQHFPMEQLLFVSGERLISDPAGEMARVQDFLGLRRVVTEKHFHFNPAKGFPCLKRPEGNSKPHCLGKTKGRTHPNIDPEVVQRLRDFYKPFNNKFYQMTGHDFGWD; this comes from the exons ATGGAATATAGTCCGATCCTGCACAGCCTACATGTTGTGCCATCATCATCCCACGTGAAGAACAAACTCTTCGTGTTCTGCATCATGCTGTCCCTCTGGGTCTACATGATCTACTGCTGCGTCGGATACTGCTCCACGATGCCCAACCTGGCGTACAGACACGAGAGCGACGCGGAGGCTGACGGCCGGGGCTCGTCTCTCGGTGCGTCCAGGGACCTCCTGAATAACGAGAACGACttggacagcagaggagaggagtgggaTGAGATTAGAGGCGAGGCGAAGGCGCTGGATGATAATGCCATGTCGGGTTTCCTCAATGAGTCGGAGAGTAAAAAGTTGCCCCAGGCGATCATCATCGGGGTGAAGAAGGGAGGCACCCGGGCGCTGCTGGAGTTCCTGCGGCTGCACCCGGACATCAGGGCGGTGGGAGCCGAGCCGCACTTCTTCGACCGCAACTACGACAAGGGGCTGGAGTGGTACAG GGAATTGATGCCCAAGTCGTCAGAGGGCCAGTTGACGATGGAGAAGACCCCCAGCTACTATGTCACCAAGGAGGTCCCTGCTCGAATCTACACCATGTCTAAAGACACAAAGCTCATCGTAGTCGTCCGGGATCCCGTCACACGGGCCATCTCCGACTACACCCAGACTCGCTCCAAGAAGCCGGACATCCCGTCCTTCGAGAGCCTGACCTTTAAGAACATGTCGGCGGGTCTGATCGACACCACGTGGAGCGCCGTTCAGATCGGCATGTACGCTAAGCACCTGGAGCGCTGGCTCCAGCACTTCCCCatggagcagctgctgtttgttagCGGCGAGCGCTTGATTAGCGACCCCGCAGGTGAGATGGCTCGCGTCCAGGACTTTCTTGGACTCAGGCGGGTGGTCACGGAGAAGCATTTCCACTTTAACCCGGCAAAGGGCTTCCCCTGCCTTAAGAGACCTGAAGGGAACAGCAAGCCGCACTGCCTGGGCAAAACCAAAGGCAGGACCCATCCGAATATTGACCCAGAGGTGGTGCAGCGGCTACGGGACTTTTATAAACCCTTTAATAACAAGTTTTACCAGATGACTGGTCACGACTTTGGCTGGGACTGA